The proteins below come from a single Candidatus Methylomirabilota bacterium genomic window:
- a CDS encoding DUF192 domain-containing protein, whose protein sequence is MTRVRLALIGAVVLLIVAGASAQDGECKRWRAAFAAMPIRMVTVQMETKSMALRVKVAETAEQTAAGFQCATPEEIQKSLILFDFGREIYTQFHMNNVRAALDIAFLKEDGKIFAILRMDPSPTALYGPLGNFRYALEARAGFYESQGIRQGEARLLTSVSK, encoded by the coding sequence ATGACACGTGTGCGCCTGGCCCTGATCGGCGCGGTCGTCCTCCTCATCGTCGCGGGTGCCTCGGCGCAGGACGGCGAGTGCAAGCGCTGGCGAGCGGCCTTCGCGGCGATGCCGATCCGCATGGTGACCGTGCAGATGGAGACCAAGAGCATGGCCCTCCGGGTCAAGGTGGCGGAGACGGCCGAGCAGACCGCGGCCGGCTTCCAGTGCGCGACGCCGGAAGAGATCCAGAAATCGCTCATCCTGTTCGACTTCGGGCGCGAGATCTACACGCAGTTCCACATGAACAATGTCCGCGCCGCCCTCGATATCGCGTTCCTCAAGGAGGACGGCAAGATCTTCGCCATCCTCCGCATGGACCCGAGCCCCACGGCGCTCTATGGCCCCCTGGGCAACTTCCGCTACGCGCTGGAGGCCCGCGCCGGCTTCTACGAGAGCCAGGGCATCCGTCAGGGCGAGGCGCGGCTCCTGACCTCGGTGTCCAAGTAG
- a CDS encoding cation diffusion facilitator family transporter, translating to MNQRHTHSSRHKHRLWAVFALSTTFMVIQVAAGWWTGSLALLADAAHLFVDAAGVGLSLLAVWFAERPATPEKTYGYYRVEILAALLNGVILCVVALVILFEAWERMRRPQEVLAGPVLIVAVAALGVNLLAAWLLHAGAGESLNVRSAYLEVLGDALSSAAVIAAAGVILLTGWTTADALASAAIGLLILPRTVTLLRQAVNVLLEGVPPHLDLGQIETALLAATGVRRVHDLHVWTLTSGREAMSAHVVVEPGTPADKILEELHVILHARFGIDHTTLQIETESPSLLQISPRS from the coding sequence GTGAACCAGCGCCACACGCACTCCTCGCGGCACAAGCACCGGCTCTGGGCCGTGTTCGCGCTTTCCACGACTTTCATGGTCATCCAGGTGGCGGCGGGCTGGTGGACGGGCTCGCTCGCTCTCCTGGCCGACGCGGCGCATCTCTTCGTGGATGCGGCGGGCGTGGGGCTCTCGCTCCTGGCCGTCTGGTTCGCCGAGCGGCCGGCCACGCCGGAAAAGACCTACGGCTACTACCGCGTCGAGATCCTGGCCGCCCTGCTCAACGGCGTGATCCTCTGCGTGGTCGCCCTCGTCATTCTGTTCGAAGCGTGGGAGCGCATGCGGAGGCCCCAGGAGGTGCTGGCGGGGCCCGTGCTCATCGTGGCGGTGGCGGCTCTGGGCGTGAATCTCCTCGCCGCGTGGCTCCTGCATGCCGGCGCGGGAGAGAGCCTCAACGTCCGCAGCGCCTATCTCGAGGTGCTGGGCGATGCCCTGTCCTCGGCGGCCGTCATCGCCGCCGCGGGCGTCATCCTGCTCACGGGCTGGACGACGGCGGACGCCCTGGCCAGCGCGGCCATCGGCCTGCTCATTCTTCCTCGCACGGTGACCCTGCTGAGGCAGGCCGTCAACGTGCTTCTGGAAGGCGTCCCGCCCCACCTCGATCTGGGGCAGATCGAGACCGCGTTACTCGCCGCGACGGGCGTCCGCCGCGTGCACGATCTTCATGTGTGGACGCTGACTTCGGGGCGTGAGGCCATGAGCGCTCATGTGGTGGTCGAGCCCGGGACACCGGCCGACAAGATCCTCGAGGAGCTTCACGTCATCCTGCACGCGCGCTTCGGCATCGACCACACCACGCTCCAGATCGAGACCGAGTCGCCTTCGCTCCTGCAGATCTCTCCGCGCTCTTAG